One part of the Chryseobacterium sp. 7 genome encodes these proteins:
- a CDS encoding RrF2 family transcriptional regulator, with protein MLSKKSQYAFKALSYLVEKRNDGPILISEIAEHKKIPLKFLENILLELKKADILDSKKGKGGGYFFKEKPENVKLAKIIRLVNGPIAMLPCVSLNFYEKCDDCNEDHCGLHDVLIEVRDASLNILESKTLMDLVD; from the coding sequence ATGCTTTCAAAAAAATCTCAATATGCTTTTAAGGCGCTTTCATATCTTGTAGAAAAAAGAAATGATGGCCCGATTCTTATTTCTGAAATTGCGGAACACAAAAAGATTCCTTTAAAGTTTTTGGAAAATATCCTGCTTGAACTGAAAAAAGCGGATATCCTTGACAGTAAAAAAGGAAAGGGTGGTGGATATTTTTTCAAGGAAAAGCCAGAAAATGTGAAACTGGCTAAGATTATCCGCCTTGTTAATGGTCCTATCGCTATGCTTCCCTGCGTAAGTCTGAATTTCTACGAAAAATGTGATGACTGCAATGAAGATCACTGCGGACTTCACGATGTTTTGATAGAAGTTCGGGACGCTTCACTTAATATTCTGGAAAGTAAAACTTTAATGGATCTGGTAGATTAA
- a CDS encoding sulfite exporter TauE/SafE family protein: MVISRKIQVRLNVLFITAAVIFIAVFSMYELGYLDELLNILAKDNYIFYWMLLVGVFAEIVAGSMGMGYGVICTTTLMLLNIPPHIVSASIHSAESFTTAAGSLSHIKLKNVSKSLVKKLAIPAVIGAVIGAVSLTYLGEYYSKITKTLIAFYTLYLGFQILSNAFKEKQSKALKRKTNLTRLGVIGGFIDSFAGGGWGPLVTGTLIKNAFTPRFAVGSSTVAKFILTITAAVTFFFTLGIQHWNIILGLLIGGIITAPFSAMLTAKLPVKKMFVIIGTLVIVMSSITIYKSVFN; encoded by the coding sequence ATGGTGATTTCAAGAAAAATTCAGGTAAGGCTTAATGTCCTTTTTATAACAGCTGCTGTTATATTCATTGCTGTTTTTTCAATGTACGAACTTGGGTATCTGGATGAGCTGCTGAACATTTTAGCAAAAGACAATTATATTTTTTACTGGATGCTTCTGGTAGGTGTTTTTGCAGAAATTGTCGCTGGATCTATGGGAATGGGATATGGTGTCATCTGTACTACAACTCTTATGCTCCTGAATATTCCGCCGCATATTGTAAGTGCCAGTATTCATTCTGCGGAAAGCTTTACGACAGCAGCAGGAAGTCTCAGCCATATAAAACTGAAAAATGTAAGCAAAAGCCTGGTGAAAAAACTGGCAATTCCTGCTGTAATTGGTGCTGTAATCGGTGCTGTATCTCTTACATACCTTGGAGAATATTATTCAAAGATCACCAAAACATTAATTGCCTTTTATACTTTATACCTCGGATTCCAGATTCTGTCCAACGCTTTTAAAGAAAAACAAAGCAAGGCCCTGAAAAGGAAAACCAATCTGACAAGACTTGGAGTGATAGGAGGTTTTATAGATTCTTTTGCAGGTGGAGGATGGGGACCTTTGGTTACCGGGACACTTATAAAAAATGCTTTTACCCCAAGATTCGCGGTGGGAAGTTCTACAGTGGCGAAATTTATCCTTACCATCACTGCTGCGGTTACTTTTTTCTTTACCCTGGGAATTCAGCACTGGAACATTATTCTGGGTCTTTTAATAGGGGGAATTATTACTGCTCCTTTCTCTGCAATGCTTACGGCTAAGCTTCCTGTAAAGAAAATGTTTGTGATTATCGGAACATTGGTGATTGTGATGAGTTCTATAACTATTTATAAATCAGTTTTTAATTAA
- a CDS encoding T9SS-dependent choice-of-anchor J family protein, giving the protein MKLKLLLGTLMLTALTVNAQVSNINENFNNFTLGNTTFPQFGWSAIVAPITGEIPPVPPRMIVAGDPNRAVQSYAGNNATGSSYLITPQIEAPTGNKTLTFDTTLVVQSPGTGTIQVGVASNPADMATFVAVGSPISVTTIGTVQNVSVNIPASTGSYIVFKFTPTASHTAIQVDNVVYNTTASLGVSDNNKATENFRFALNADQSALEFIVKKDPKNIQIYSAAGSKVAEGKLNERRFDINTLKTGVYYMNIETAEGKLIQSKFIKK; this is encoded by the coding sequence ATGAAATTAAAATTACTTTTAGGAACTCTGATGCTTACAGCCTTAACTGTAAATGCTCAGGTGTCTAACATCAATGAAAATTTCAACAATTTCACGCTTGGGAACACTACATTCCCTCAGTTTGGATGGTCTGCCATCGTTGCCCCTATTACCGGAGAAATTCCTCCTGTACCTCCCAGAATGATTGTGGCTGGAGATCCTAACAGAGCTGTTCAGTCTTATGCAGGAAACAATGCTACCGGATCATCTTATCTGATTACTCCACAAATTGAAGCCCCTACAGGAAATAAAACATTAACTTTTGATACAACATTAGTTGTTCAGTCTCCGGGTACCGGAACCATCCAGGTAGGAGTAGCATCCAACCCTGCGGATATGGCAACATTTGTTGCTGTAGGAAGCCCAATCAGCGTAACTACTATTGGAACAGTTCAGAATGTGAGTGTAAATATTCCTGCTTCCACGGGATCATATATTGTGTTTAAATTTACCCCAACAGCTTCACACACTGCTATCCAGGTAGATAATGTTGTTTATAATACAACGGCATCTTTAGGGGTATCCGACAATAATAAAGCAACAGAAAATTTCAGATTTGCACTGAATGCTGATCAAAGTGCATTGGAGTTTATCGTGAAGAAAGATCCAAAGAACATCCAGATCTATTCTGCCGCGGGAAGTAAAGTCGCAGAAGGAAAACTAAACGAAAGAAGATTTGACATCAACACCCTTAAGACAGGGGTTTACTATATGAATATTGAAACTGCGGAAGGAAAACTTATTCAGTCGAAATTCATCAAGAAATAG
- a CDS encoding heme ABC transporter ATP-binding protein, whose product MIKAHQINYKHKEFRILDGVDVSLEYGEFLAIVGPNGAGKSSLMSVLADEVKSGHNKVLFKDKPIREWNIQELSKHKAKFSQHNSNDIPLEVKDVIMMGRYPYFDAQPGKEDLEAMNNMMYETDIFHLKEREYNTLSGGEKQRVHLSRVMAQLENDIAHKLAFLDEPLNNLDIKHQYKALEIIKNFTKKANSAIVVLHDLNLAAQFADKILLMKSGQVSAYGTPQEVFTAENISNAYNFPCTICEHPITNNPMIIFG is encoded by the coding sequence ATGATCAAGGCACACCAGATTAATTATAAACATAAAGAATTCAGGATTCTGGACGGGGTAGATGTCTCTCTGGAATACGGTGAATTTTTGGCCATTGTGGGACCCAACGGAGCAGGGAAGTCAAGCCTTATGAGTGTATTGGCAGATGAAGTGAAATCCGGCCATAACAAAGTTTTGTTTAAAGATAAACCCATCAGAGAATGGAATATACAAGAACTTTCAAAGCACAAAGCAAAGTTCTCACAGCATAACAGCAATGATATTCCGCTTGAGGTAAAAGATGTGATCATGATGGGAAGGTATCCGTATTTCGATGCCCAGCCCGGAAAAGAAGATCTGGAAGCCATGAATAATATGATGTACGAAACGGATATTTTTCACCTGAAAGAAAGAGAATACAACACCCTTTCAGGAGGAGAAAAGCAGCGAGTACACTTATCAAGAGTCATGGCACAGCTTGAAAATGATATTGCCCATAAGCTGGCTTTTCTGGACGAACCTTTGAATAATTTGGATATAAAACATCAGTATAAAGCATTGGAAATCATCAAGAATTTCACAAAAAAAGCCAACAGTGCTATTGTTGTTTTGCATGATCTGAACCTGGCTGCACAGTTTGCAGATAAGATTTTATTAATGAAATCAGGACAGGTTTCCGCCTATGGGACACCACAGGAAGTTTTTACTGCTGAAAACATCAGCAATGCCTATAATTTTCCCTGTACCATTTGCGAACACCCTATTACCAATAACCCAATGATCATTTTTGGATAA
- a CDS encoding TonB-dependent receptor plug domain-containing protein: protein MKKKVLSVLSLSIAFWMNAQEKDSLNQKKIEEVVITGQYMQQSINKSIYKVDVIDAEQIKNMAATNVAEVLNQSLNIQITPDTRSGNSTANIMGLNGDYVKILIDNIPVVGDTGLGSNIDLTKITLSNIERIEIVKGSMGVEYGNGAVAGVINIITKKTNTKKISVRGSLQEETVRDQYDLKKRGNGRHIQNLNVDYNISNEWFASINFNHNQFMGYAGESKGYKYFGQDNQRGYDWNPKDQYDASALLRYTKNKTTFFYKLSYLNEKFNFYNPEVSRNPLNDGLGGVAYESRDREYNTDRWIHQFNIQTNLGHIRYMGDFSYQNQDRKYFDYNYDIPNRVVKSKQEERSYYKTDVIYSRGMFSNFLDSKVFDFQLGYELDYTNGYAALIAGDFFGEAVKRKIFTYSNFLSAEWNVSDKFSLRPGVRLSLSENFNNQYNYSLSARYKTSENSNLRAVVGSANRFPKYDELYTYFVNLNHDVQGNPDLNPEKGFSAGLFWNQNFTVDNGWKIAYGLDALYLDVRDRIEMVMVKEPSTYKYMNLDTYKNLLFSANVDFKKDQFALSLRGSVNGTSVSMNDLKSSSPTDFQYLVQAGASATYKLKSTDTNFALYYKFTGPDRIYVSDGASGFRLGKVDSFHMMDFIVSQPFWNRHFEISAGVKNIFDVTRLNSTATAGTAHTAANGFVNLYYGRSYFARLMFQF, encoded by the coding sequence ATGAAGAAGAAAGTGCTTTCCGTTCTTTCATTATCCATAGCTTTCTGGATGAATGCCCAAGAAAAGGATTCTCTTAATCAAAAGAAAATTGAAGAGGTTGTTATTACAGGACAGTATATGCAGCAGTCCATTAACAAATCCATCTATAAGGTTGACGTTATTGATGCTGAGCAGATTAAAAATATGGCAGCAACCAATGTTGCAGAAGTTTTGAATCAAAGTCTTAACATACAGATTACACCAGATACCCGTTCCGGGAACTCCACAGCCAATATTATGGGACTGAACGGAGATTATGTGAAAATCCTTATTGATAATATTCCGGTGGTAGGAGATACTGGATTAGGAAGTAATATTGACCTTACAAAAATTACTCTAAGCAATATAGAGAGAATTGAAATTGTAAAAGGAAGTATGGGAGTTGAGTACGGAAATGGTGCTGTAGCCGGGGTAATCAATATTATTACAAAGAAAACCAATACAAAAAAGATCAGTGTAAGAGGCTCATTGCAGGAGGAAACGGTAAGAGATCAGTATGATCTTAAGAAAAGAGGAAACGGAAGACATATTCAGAACCTGAATGTAGACTACAACATCAGCAATGAATGGTTTGCAAGTATCAATTTCAACCATAATCAGTTTATGGGATACGCAGGAGAAAGTAAAGGTTACAAATATTTCGGTCAGGATAACCAAAGAGGGTACGACTGGAATCCGAAAGATCAGTATGATGCCTCTGCATTACTGAGATATACCAAAAATAAAACAACATTCTTTTATAAACTGTCTTATCTGAATGAAAAATTCAACTTCTATAATCCGGAAGTAAGCAGAAATCCTCTTAATGACGGCTTGGGTGGAGTAGCCTACGAAAGCAGAGACAGAGAATACAATACAGACCGTTGGATTCACCAGTTCAATATTCAAACCAATTTGGGACATATCCGCTATATGGGAGATTTCTCCTATCAAAATCAGGATAGAAAATATTTTGACTACAACTACGATATTCCGAACAGAGTAGTGAAAAGCAAACAGGAAGAAAGATCTTATTATAAAACAGATGTGATCTATTCAAGAGGGATGTTCAGCAACTTCCTGGATAGTAAAGTGTTTGACTTCCAACTAGGATATGAGTTAGACTATACCAACGGATACGCCGCACTTATTGCAGGTGACTTCTTTGGTGAAGCGGTAAAGAGAAAAATATTTACCTACTCTAATTTCCTTTCTGCAGAATGGAATGTTTCAGACAAATTTTCTTTGAGACCGGGAGTAAGACTTTCTCTAAGTGAGAATTTCAACAATCAATACAATTACTCTTTATCAGCCAGATATAAAACTTCTGAGAATTCAAATCTGAGAGCTGTAGTAGGATCAGCAAACCGTTTTCCTAAGTATGACGAGCTGTATACCTACTTTGTGAATCTTAACCATGACGTACAGGGAAATCCTGATTTAAATCCTGAAAAAGGTTTCTCCGCAGGGCTTTTCTGGAATCAGAATTTTACCGTAGATAACGGCTGGAAAATCGCTTACGGATTAGATGCATTATATCTGGATGTACGCGACAGGATTGAAATGGTGATGGTGAAGGAACCTTCTACCTATAAATACATGAACCTTGATACGTATAAAAACCTATTGTTCTCCGCTAATGTAGATTTCAAAAAAGATCAGTTTGCCCTGTCTTTAAGAGGATCGGTAAACGGAACATCTGTATCTATGAATGATTTGAAATCTTCTTCCCCTACAGATTTCCAGTATCTGGTTCAGGCAGGAGCTTCCGCAACTTATAAACTGAAAAGTACCGATACCAATTTCGCCCTTTATTATAAATTCACCGGTCCGGACAGAATTTACGTATCAGACGGTGCAAGCGGGTTCCGATTAGGGAAAGTAGACAGCTTTCATATGATGGATTTCATTGTGAGCCAGCCTTTCTGGAACAGGCATTTTGAAATTTCTGCCGGGGTGAAAAATATATTTGATGTAACAAGATTAAACTCTACTGCAACTGCCGGAACAGCCCATACCGCAGCGAATGGTTTTGTTAATTTATACTATGGCAGAAGTTATTTTGCCCGATTAATGTTTCAATTTTAA
- a CDS encoding T9SS type A sorting domain-containing protein — MKTKLFLASALALSVQQTVLAQTDALGYSQVNMTMGGGYQNRVFVNLADGNMVSQPANSWDIAFYRNSNYAFGSRVNDAKDIEVFTASTNLADWDNISISNEASWGAPLYNPDQTTDWSQGAFEQGPVTSSNPNIPSTGWGVYNPVNHHIQGKAIFVLKYASGTYIKFAIEDAFAGYTFRYSKWNGTAWGATETRTIANGTDDSYFNYFSFDTGAKVPSLEPSKAAWDFVFTKYYTFYMGVQMYPLSGAIQNPNIKVAMVQPETQATAASAIPATTSFSSAITTVGHSWKGIGTVKNDVVYYVKKGDDYYRMYFTTNGGATTGNMYFKYKKITETLGITEVGKKASFGIYPNPATADKKVTVLFDVKEKASNKGSVEVYDLTGKKVYSEELTNQAGFYKQELNLSTLTSGNYLVKITYGGHSETKKLIVK; from the coding sequence ATGAAAACAAAACTATTTTTGGCTTCAGCATTGGCACTGTCTGTTCAGCAGACTGTTTTGGCACAAACTGATGCATTGGGATACTCACAGGTAAATATGACAATGGGAGGTGGATATCAGAACCGCGTGTTTGTAAACCTTGCAGATGGTAATATGGTTTCTCAACCTGCCAATAGCTGGGATATTGCTTTTTATAGAAACTCAAACTATGCATTCGGATCAAGAGTAAATGATGCAAAAGATATTGAAGTATTCACCGCTTCTACAAACTTAGCAGACTGGGATAATATCAGCATCAGCAATGAGGCTTCATGGGGAGCCCCTCTTTATAATCCAGACCAGACGACTGACTGGAGTCAGGGTGCTTTTGAGCAAGGCCCTGTAACTTCTTCAAATCCTAACATTCCATCAACAGGATGGGGAGTATACAACCCCGTTAATCATCATATTCAGGGGAAGGCTATTTTTGTTTTAAAATATGCTTCAGGAACTTATATTAAATTTGCCATTGAAGATGCTTTTGCAGGATATACCTTCAGGTATTCAAAATGGAACGGTACCGCATGGGGAGCTACAGAAACAAGAACAATCGCTAACGGAACAGATGATTCTTATTTCAATTATTTCTCATTTGATACAGGTGCAAAAGTTCCTAGTTTAGAACCATCTAAAGCGGCATGGGATTTTGTATTTACTAAATATTATACTTTCTATATGGGTGTACAGATGTATCCACTTTCAGGAGCCATCCAAAACCCGAATATAAAAGTGGCCATGGTTCAGCCGGAAACCCAGGCAACAGCAGCTTCAGCAATTCCTGCCACTACAAGTTTTTCTTCTGCGATTACGACAGTAGGACATTCCTGGAAGGGTATCGGAACGGTGAAAAATGATGTTGTATATTACGTTAAAAAAGGCGACGATTACTACAGAATGTACTTCACAACCAACGGTGGTGCCACTACAGGAAATATGTATTTCAAATACAAAAAGATCACGGAAACTCTGGGAATTACTGAAGTAGGTAAAAAAGCTTCTTTCGGTATTTATCCCAACCCGGCTACAGCTGATAAAAAAGTAACGGTTCTTTTTGATGTAAAAGAAAAGGCAAGTAACAAAGGAAGCGTGGAAGTGTATGATCTTACTGGTAAAAAGGTATATTCTGAGGAACTTACCAATCAGGCAGGATTCTACAAGCAGGAGCTGAACCTTTCAACCCTTACTTCAGGGAATTACCTTGTAAAAATAACTTACGGCGGGCATTCGGAAACGAAAAAACTTATCGTAAAATAA
- a CDS encoding putative quinol monooxygenase — protein sequence MNLHIIALFKFNENYLMDAVELFQNLVKETRKEEGCLQYDLIEDKDNKGTFFLIELWESVEHHNRHNGQDHLLDFRKDASKIMESSAEVYKGFKIY from the coding sequence ATGAATTTACATATCATTGCACTTTTTAAGTTTAATGAAAATTATCTGATGGATGCCGTAGAGCTGTTTCAGAACCTGGTGAAAGAAACAAGAAAAGAAGAAGGCTGCCTGCAGTATGATCTTATTGAGGATAAAGATAATAAAGGAACTTTTTTCCTTATTGAGCTTTGGGAAAGCGTAGAGCACCACAACAGACATAACGGTCAGGATCACCTTTTAGACTTCCGTAAAGATGCTTCCAAAATCATGGAAAGCTCTGCAGAGGTTTACAAAGGATTTAAAATATATTAA
- a CDS encoding FecCD family ABC transporter permease: MKAQSKLYFYLIISAVLLAIIAVLSLNTGVYDFGEKSPFMALWQFIKGDSGLSLSDKYVIWDVRAARIIMAILVGSMLSVSGTSLQGLFKNPLATGDLIGLTSGATLLAAIAIVLGGHFKEYLPEAVQFSLVGIAAFIGSFLSMMLVYRISTSGGKTNVVMMLLTGVAITAIGFSITGFLIYISKDEQLRDLTFWNLGSLAAATWTKNIILAVVAVIAYIILLPKGKALNAMMLGEKDAQHLGINVERLKKQIIIIVALMVGSCVAFSGTIGFVGLIVPYILRLLFKSNYTFILPLSAMCGSILLLTADTFSRSIVAPSELPIGILTALMGGPIFIAILVKFKKSL; encoded by the coding sequence TTGAAAGCACAAAGTAAACTATACTTTTATCTTATTATAAGTGCAGTACTGCTTGCCATTATAGCGGTACTGTCACTTAATACAGGAGTTTATGATTTTGGAGAAAAATCTCCGTTCATGGCCCTGTGGCAATTTATAAAAGGAGATTCCGGTTTATCACTCAGTGATAAATATGTGATTTGGGACGTAAGAGCAGCCAGAATTATTATGGCCATTTTAGTAGGAAGTATGCTGTCGGTTTCAGGAACCAGTCTTCAGGGACTTTTCAAGAATCCGCTGGCAACGGGAGATTTAATAGGACTTACATCAGGAGCAACTTTGCTGGCAGCCATTGCGATTGTTTTAGGAGGACATTTCAAAGAATATCTTCCTGAAGCTGTACAATTTTCACTGGTAGGAATAGCGGCTTTTATCGGTTCTTTTTTATCAATGATGCTGGTTTACAGAATTTCAACAAGCGGAGGAAAAACAAATGTAGTCATGATGCTGCTTACCGGAGTTGCCATAACAGCTATTGGTTTTTCAATCACCGGATTTTTGATCTATATCTCAAAAGATGAGCAGCTCAGAGATCTCACTTTCTGGAATTTAGGAAGCCTGGCAGCCGCTACATGGACGAAGAATATCATTCTGGCGGTTGTTGCCGTCATTGCTTACATTATTTTACTCCCAAAAGGAAAAGCTTTGAATGCTATGATGCTGGGAGAAAAAGATGCTCAGCATCTGGGAATAAATGTTGAAAGACTGAAAAAGCAGATTATAATCATCGTGGCTTTAATGGTGGGAAGCTGTGTGGCATTCTCAGGAACCATTGGTTTTGTAGGTCTTATTGTACCTTATATTTTAAGATTGTTATTCAAATCCAATTATACCTTTATTTTGCCATTATCGGCAATGTGCGGAAGCATTTTGTTATTAACAGCAGATACCTTCAGCAGAAGTATTGTAGCACCGTCTGAACTGCCGATCGGAATTTTAACAGCCTTAATGGGAGGCCCTATTTTTATCGCTATTTTGGTTAAATTTAAAAAATCACTTTAA
- a CDS encoding HmuY family protein: protein MKYLKIFSILSVMLAAQSCLSADEDPVPVPPMTGSEVNAKIGGPTEPNQVWIDLSDYTNPAINKRTDWDLGFYTGDEFRVIMNGSLAMTAIKIPNTTNISQVKESDIAALKDVAQVGTFDAANMKYVDNPNGNFLTQTTGIDAVKENDADNPIYLINLGREIPSSNNIGAGSVSLSGDPRGWKKVQIVRAPGGYKIRYADVNATGTDIKEYIITKDTEYNFTFFNLKMGTPAKIQPKKKSWDLAFTTFTNEVFMGPTTSAGSYFYADFITTNTLNGVGAYQVTVTGNLEQAYAAFKLKDVEPAKFVFNDQRAIGDKWRTTTGTAANPVPFVYADRFFVLKDAEGFYFKLRFNKMKDDNGNRGYTNFEFEPL, encoded by the coding sequence ATGAAGTATTTAAAAATATTTTCTATTCTTTCTGTTATGCTGGCCGCACAATCTTGTCTTTCTGCTGACGAAGATCCGGTTCCGGTTCCTCCTATGACAGGGTCTGAAGTGAATGCTAAAATAGGAGGTCCTACAGAGCCTAACCAGGTGTGGATAGATTTGAGCGACTATACCAATCCGGCTATTAATAAAAGAACAGATTGGGATCTTGGTTTTTATACAGGAGATGAATTCCGTGTCATCATGAACGGTTCTCTTGCCATGACGGCCATTAAAATTCCCAATACTACAAATATCAGCCAGGTAAAAGAATCTGATATAGCCGCTTTAAAAGATGTAGCCCAAGTAGGAACATTTGATGCTGCAAACATGAAGTACGTTGACAATCCGAACGGAAATTTCTTAACACAGACTACCGGGATTGATGCTGTAAAAGAAAATGATGCAGATAATCCTATCTATCTGATCAATCTTGGAAGAGAAATTCCTTCTTCAAACAATATCGGGGCAGGTTCTGTTTCTTTATCAGGAGATCCGAGAGGATGGAAAAAAGTACAGATTGTAAGAGCTCCGGGCGGATACAAAATCCGTTATGCTGATGTGAATGCTACCGGAACAGATATCAAAGAATATATCATTACAAAAGATACAGAATATAATTTCACATTCTTCAATCTGAAAATGGGAACTCCTGCAAAAATTCAGCCTAAGAAAAAGAGCTGGGATCTTGCATTTACAACATTTACCAATGAAGTGTTCATGGGGCCTACAACCAGCGCGGGAAGTTATTTCTATGCAGATTTTATTACCACCAATACATTGAATGGAGTAGGTGCTTATCAGGTAACGGTTACCGGAAATCTGGAACAGGCTTACGCTGCATTTAAACTGAAAGATGTAGAACCTGCTAAATTTGTTTTTAATGATCAGAGAGCCATTGGTGATAAGTGGAGAACCACTACCGGTACGGCAGCCAATCCGGTTCCGTTTGTGTATGCAGACCGCTTCTTTGTGTTGAAAGATGCTGAAGGTTTTTACTTTAAGCTGAGGTTCAATAAAATGAAAGACGATAACGGAAACCGCGGGTACACCAATTTTGAATTCGAACCTTTATAA
- a CDS encoding hemin ABC transporter substrate-binding protein: MKKFILAASVLVAVYSCKKAEGTAKENTTEATSEAPKTNNKIVTLNGGITEIVAALGHEKEIVATDVTSTYPASLKTTAKDLGHMRSMTIEPIMAVSPTLILASDKDINPELMGKIKSSGIKTEVFKQEYTVEGTKKLIEQVAKAIGNTDYQKLNDKIDADLKQVQPIAKKPKVLFIYARGNMLMVSGKNTPMASLITLAGGENAVTDFEDFKPLTPEAVVKANPDVLFFFETGLQGAGGNEGALKMPGVSQTNAGKNKKIIAMDGGLVSGFGPRVGEAAVGLNKLLIESTK; encoded by the coding sequence ATGAAAAAATTCATCCTTGCAGCTTCTGTACTTGTAGCAGTATATTCTTGCAAAAAAGCAGAGGGAACAGCAAAAGAAAATACGACGGAAGCTACTTCTGAAGCACCAAAAACAAACAATAAAATAGTAACATTAAACGGAGGAATTACTGAAATTGTAGCTGCTCTTGGCCACGAAAAAGAAATCGTAGCAACAGATGTTACCAGTACTTATCCTGCCTCTTTAAAAACGACAGCTAAAGATTTGGGGCATATGAGATCCATGACTATAGAACCGATTATGGCAGTTTCTCCAACGTTAATTTTAGCTTCTGATAAAGATATCAACCCTGAATTAATGGGAAAAATCAAATCTTCCGGGATCAAAACTGAAGTTTTCAAACAGGAATATACTGTTGAAGGAACTAAAAAACTGATTGAACAGGTAGCAAAAGCAATCGGAAATACAGATTATCAGAAATTAAATGATAAAATTGATGCTGACTTGAAACAGGTACAGCCTATTGCTAAAAAACCAAAAGTATTGTTCATCTATGCCAGAGGAAACATGCTGATGGTAAGTGGTAAAAATACCCCAATGGCTTCACTGATTACCCTTGCAGGAGGAGAAAACGCTGTTACTGATTTTGAAGATTTCAAACCTTTGACACCGGAAGCCGTAGTAAAAGCTAATCCTGACGTACTATTCTTCTTTGAAACTGGTCTACAGGGAGCAGGAGGAAATGAAGGAGCATTAAAAATGCCGGGAGTATCTCAAACCAATGCAGGTAAAAACAAAAAGATTATTGCAATGGACGGAGGTTTAGTATCAGGTTTTGGACCGAGAGTAGGAGAAGCAGCAGTAGGATTAAACAAACTTTTAATTGAAAGCACAAAGTAA